From Chloroflexia bacterium SDU3-3, the proteins below share one genomic window:
- the rpsK gene encoding 30S ribosomal protein S11: protein MAKQPAKGAPIVGKRQRGKRREKKNVPRGQAHIQSTFNNIIVTITDPSGNVVSWSSAGQNGFKGSRKSSPYAAQITSEQAARRAMENGMRSVEVFVKGPGAGREAAIRSLQAHGLQVVAITDVTPIPHNGCRPPKRRRV from the coding sequence ATGGCAAAACAACCGGCAAAGGGCGCGCCGATCGTTGGCAAGCGCCAGCGTGGCAAGCGCCGCGAAAAGAAGAATGTGCCTCGTGGGCAGGCGCATATCCAGAGTACGTTTAACAACATCATTGTAACCATCACCGACCCCTCGGGCAATGTTGTTTCGTGGTCGAGCGCGGGCCAGAATGGTTTCAAAGGCTCCCGCAAGAGCTCGCCGTACGCCGCGCAGATCACCTCCGAGCAGGCGGCCCGCCGCGCGATGGAGAACGGCATGCGCTCGGTTGAGGTATTTGTAAAGGGCCCGGGCGCGGGTCGCGAAGCGGCCATTCGCTCGCTGCAGGCTCACGGGTTGCAGGTCGTTGCGATCACCGATGTGACGCCGATCCCGCATAATGGTTGCCGCCCGCCGAAGCGGCGCCGCGTGTA
- the rpsM gene encoding 30S ribosomal protein S13: protein MARIAGIDIPRNKKIGISIRYVYGIGASNGVDILVKANVNPETRTRDLTEEEVTRIREIVDREYVVEGDLRREVQLHVKRLMDIGCYRGLRHRKGLPLRGQRTRTNARTRRGRKGQAIGIKKKAKK, encoded by the coding sequence ATGGCTCGTATTGCCGGAATCGACATACCACGGAACAAAAAGATTGGTATTTCTATCCGCTATGTGTATGGTATCGGTGCCTCGAACGGGGTCGACATCCTGGTGAAGGCCAACGTCAACCCCGAGACGCGGACGCGTGATCTGACCGAAGAGGAAGTGACCCGCATCCGTGAGATCGTGGACCGTGAGTATGTGGTGGAGGGCGACCTCCGGCGCGAGGTGCAGCTGCACGTCAAGCGCCTGATGGACATCGGCTGCTACCGCGGCCTGCGCCACCGCAAGGGTCTGCCGCTGCGCGGCCAGCGCACGCGCACCAACGCGCGCACGCGGCGCGGGCGCAAGGGCCAGGCGATCGGTATCAAGAAGAAGGCCAAGAAGTAG
- the rpmJ gene encoding 50S ribosomal protein L36 has protein sequence MKVQASVKPRCEYCRVIRRKGVLRVICSRTPKHKQRQG, from the coding sequence ATGAAGGTGCAAGCGTCGGTGAAGCCGCGCTGCGAGTACTGCCGGGTCATTAGGCGGAAAGGCGTGCTGCGGGTGATCTGCAGCCGGACGCCGAAGCACAAGCAGCGCCAGGGATAG
- the infA gene encoding translation initiation factor IF-1 has product MAKKKDVIEMEGTIVEPLPNAMFKVKLENGLEVLAHISGKMRMHYIRILKGDRVTVELSPYDLTRGRITFRYR; this is encoded by the coding sequence ATGGCAAAGAAGAAGGATGTCATCGAGATGGAGGGCACCATTGTCGAGCCGCTGCCGAACGCAATGTTCAAGGTGAAGCTTGAGAATGGCCTGGAAGTGCTGGCGCATATTTCTGGTAAAATGCGGATGCACTATATTCGCATTCTGAAAGGTGATCGCGTGACGGTCGAACTCTCGCCATATGACCTGACTCGTGGTAGAATTACCTTTCGGTATCGGTAA